One region of Epilithonimonas zeae genomic DNA includes:
- a CDS encoding YegP family protein codes for MGKFIITKRKDGEYQFNLKAGNGEIILTSEGYNTKAGCKNGIESVKINSQIDSRFERRTSTNYKDYFVLKDGNGEIIGKSQLYSTKQGMENGIASVKQNAPVAETIDETN; via the coding sequence ATGGGAAAATTCATAATTACAAAAAGAAAAGACGGAGAATATCAATTCAATTTGAAAGCTGGTAACGGAGAAATCATCCTAACAAGTGAAGGTTACAACACAAAAGCTGGCTGTAAAAACGGAATAGAATCCGTAAAAATTAATTCACAAATCGATTCAAGATTTGAAAGAAGAACTTCGACAAACTATAAAGATTACTTTGTTCTGAAAGACGGGAATGGAGAAATAATAGGCAAAAGTCAATTATATTCTACAAAACAAGGAATGGAAAACGGAATTGCTTCTGTAAAACAAAATGCACCAGTCGCAGAAACTATTGACGAAACAAATTAA
- a CDS encoding tetratricopeptide repeat-containing sensor histidine kinase, translating into MKSYIFFLFVFIYSCSEKTFSDTKPVNNFYEKAWEYLDKRENINAFIEFEKAKDYFLKERDSFGIGKCLMNMAIIQEKMGDGFGSQETAINALSYFNEKNIGHQDYLSTNYNTLGITASKLKNYNNAVKFYKKALSFTTNLQDKIIYQNNLANNYTKNKNYHQAIKIFSNTLKIDNHKDVNYARTLTNLAKTKWLQNPSYNPVTDFQKALKIRLKEKDLWGLNSSYAHLADYYSNNKTDSALFYAKKMYSVAKELKSPDDQIEALQKLIFLENPQNSKRYFTVYQKLNDSLQTARNKAKNQFALIRYETEKNKADFLKAKAESAERQNHIIQQYIVIGIVISLLILSTYIFKRRQKRLQQEKLLEVKNTELKISKKVHDKVANRIYQLMSQVENTEIIDKDSLLFGLENAYETSRDISYENKDINENQSFSEQLYNMLNSYSSDAVKFIPIGNNEKLWEGVSFQNKTEIYLVLQELMTNMKKHSQANIVSIKFSKDNSRINISYTDNGIGIKKLSPKNGLQNMENRINAIKGTIIFDTETNNLLKINISFPV; encoded by the coding sequence TTGAAAAGTTATATTTTTTTTCTATTTGTATTCATTTATTCTTGTTCAGAGAAAACATTTTCCGATACAAAACCTGTCAATAATTTTTACGAAAAAGCTTGGGAATATCTTGACAAAAGAGAAAACATAAACGCTTTTATTGAGTTTGAAAAAGCAAAAGATTATTTTCTGAAAGAAAGAGACAGCTTTGGAATAGGAAAATGTTTAATGAATATGGCAATCATTCAAGAGAAAATGGGAGATGGTTTTGGCAGTCAGGAAACTGCTATAAATGCTTTATCTTATTTTAATGAGAAAAATATTGGCCATCAAGATTATCTATCAACAAACTATAACACTTTAGGAATTACGGCCAGCAAATTAAAAAACTATAATAATGCTGTAAAATTCTATAAAAAGGCATTGAGTTTTACCACAAATCTACAGGACAAAATAATTTACCAAAATAATTTAGCAAATAATTACACCAAGAATAAAAATTATCATCAAGCCATAAAGATATTCAGTAATACGTTAAAAATTGACAATCATAAAGATGTTAATTATGCAAGAACATTAACAAATTTAGCAAAAACAAAATGGCTTCAAAACCCCAGTTATAATCCAGTTACAGATTTTCAGAAAGCATTAAAAATTAGACTAAAAGAAAAAGACCTATGGGGATTGAATTCGAGTTATGCACATCTAGCAGATTATTATTCAAATAATAAAACGGATTCAGCATTATTTTATGCTAAAAAAATGTATTCTGTTGCCAAAGAATTAAAAAGTCCGGATGATCAGATTGAAGCTTTACAAAAATTAATTTTTCTAGAAAATCCTCAAAACTCAAAAAGATATTTTACCGTTTATCAAAAACTAAATGATAGTCTTCAAACCGCAAGAAATAAAGCTAAGAATCAATTTGCTCTCATCCGATATGAAACTGAAAAAAACAAAGCTGATTTTCTGAAGGCAAAAGCTGAAAGTGCCGAGCGACAAAATCATATTATTCAGCAATATATTGTGATTGGCATCGTAATATCATTATTGATTTTATCAACTTATATATTCAAAAGAAGACAGAAAAGACTTCAGCAAGAAAAACTCTTAGAAGTAAAAAACACAGAACTAAAAATCTCCAAAAAAGTCCACGACAAAGTTGCCAACAGAATTTATCAATTGATGTCACAAGTTGAAAATACAGAAATAATTGATAAAGATTCTCTTCTGTTCGGATTGGAAAATGCGTACGAAACTTCCAGAGATATCTCTTATGAAAATAAAGACATCAACGAAAATCAAAGTTTTTCTGAACAGCTTTATAATATGCTGAATTCTTATTCTTCAGACGCTGTGAAATTTATTCCCATCGGAAATAATGAAAAACTCTGGGAAGGTGTCAGTTTTCAGAATAAAACAGAAATTTACCTGGTTCTTCAGGAATTGATGACGAATATGAAAAAGCATAGCCAAGCGAATATCGTTTCCATTAAATTTTCTAAAGACAATTCGAGAATAAATATCTCATATACAGACAATGGAATAGGAATTAAGAAACTTTCTCCAAAAAATGGTCTGCAAAATATGGAAAACCGTATTAATGCTATCAAAGGAACAATTATTTTTGACACAGAAACAAATAATCTATTGAAAATCAACATTTCATTTCCAGTCTAA
- a CDS encoding type I restriction endonuclease, whose translation MELKLKLEQLHQRVNGLKDQIQTEEATKTAFVMPFIQILGYDIFNPTEVIPEFIADIGTKKGEKVDFVVKKDNEPILIIECKSWKENADAHNSQLHRYYHVSKARFGVLTNGIIYNFYTDLEKPNIMDEKPFFTINLDDLKDSSIKVLESFTKSGYNLESILDSAEALKYIKAIRKEFEKEIETPSDEIVRLLVNRFFERPLTANRMVAFKEYTKRALSLSISESISSRLKSALVINDNIETEKTTVSTTNIDQNNETSKVITTDEELEAFQIVKAILREKISAERIAYRDTQSYFGILLDDNNRKPICRFHFGANRKLIELFHNGKDSGEKMNLGSLDEIYNHRSELHQTIENYN comes from the coding sequence ATGGAACTCAAATTAAAACTAGAGCAACTGCATCAACGTGTCAATGGACTCAAAGACCAAATACAAACCGAAGAAGCAACAAAAACAGCTTTTGTAATGCCTTTTATCCAGATTCTTGGTTATGATATTTTCAATCCTACAGAAGTAATCCCGGAATTCATTGCGGACATTGGAACCAAGAAAGGCGAGAAAGTAGATTTTGTTGTAAAGAAGGATAACGAACCAATTCTAATTATAGAGTGTAAAAGTTGGAAAGAAAATGCGGATGCGCACAATTCTCAGCTTCATCGGTATTATCACGTTTCCAAAGCCCGATTTGGAGTTTTGACTAATGGAATCATTTACAATTTCTACACTGATTTGGAGAAGCCAAACATTATGGATGAAAAACCATTTTTCACAATCAATCTTGATGATTTGAAAGACAGTTCCATCAAAGTTCTTGAGAGTTTTACAAAGTCAGGTTACAACCTTGAATCGATTTTGGACTCTGCGGAAGCTCTGAAATATATCAAAGCCATAAGAAAAGAATTCGAAAAAGAAATTGAAACCCCTTCTGATGAAATCGTAAGATTATTGGTCAATCGATTTTTTGAGAGACCACTAACAGCAAATAGAATGGTTGCTTTTAAAGAATATACCAAAAGAGCTTTAAGCCTATCAATTTCAGAATCTATTAGTTCCCGTTTAAAATCTGCTTTGGTTATTAATGATAATATCGAGACAGAAAAAACAACTGTTTCTACGACAAACATTGATCAGAATAATGAGACTTCAAAAGTTATCACTACAGATGAAGAATTAGAAGCTTTTCAAATTGTAAAAGCCATTTTACGCGAGAAGATCTCTGCTGAAAGAATTGCTTACAGAGACACACAATCTTATTTCGGGATTCTGTTGGATGACAATAATAGAAAGCCAATTTGCAGATTTCATTTCGGAGCTAATAGAAAATTAATTGAGTTATTCCATAACGGGAAAGATTCTGGAGAGAAAATGAATCTTGGTTCTCTAGACGAGATTTATAATCACAGAAGCGAACTTCATCAAACCATTGAAAATTATAATTAA
- a CDS encoding response regulator translates to MFTKILIAEDYESSNISVQKALEDLKIANPKYVNYCDDAFSRIKMSLQENNPFELLITDLSFDEDHREQNLKNGQQLISAARELQPNLKIIVFSVEKKEVIIEKLFKEQQINGYVKKGREDVKDLKKGIRAVYNNEKYISYDLKTNSSERNSFEFSEYDILIVSLLANGILLKNIPDYLKENNIKPASMSAVEKRLKEIKESLDINSNEQLIAFCKDFGII, encoded by the coding sequence ATGTTTACAAAAATTCTTATTGCCGAAGATTACGAAAGTTCTAATATATCTGTCCAAAAAGCATTAGAAGACTTAAAAATTGCCAATCCAAAATATGTAAATTATTGCGATGATGCATTTAGCAGAATCAAAATGAGTTTACAAGAAAACAATCCCTTCGAACTACTGATTACAGACCTTTCCTTTGATGAGGATCACAGAGAACAGAATCTTAAAAATGGTCAACAGCTTATTTCTGCAGCAAGAGAACTTCAACCAAATCTGAAAATTATTGTTTTCTCCGTTGAAAAAAAGGAAGTTATTATTGAGAAACTTTTCAAGGAACAGCAAATCAATGGTTATGTAAAAAAAGGCAGAGAAGACGTCAAAGATTTGAAAAAAGGAATAAGAGCGGTTTATAACAATGAAAAATATATTTCTTATGATTTGAAAACGAACAGCTCTGAAAGAAATTCTTTCGAATTCTCTGAATATGACATTCTAATCGTTTCTTTATTAGCTAACGGCATTCTCCTTAAAAACATACCTGATTATTTGAAAGAAAATAACATCAAACCGGCAAGCATGAGCGCTGTTGAAAAAAGATTAAAAGAAATTAAAGAATCTTTGGATATCAATAGCAACGAACAGTTGATTGCTTTTTGCAAAGATTTTGGGATTATCTAA
- a CDS encoding energy-coupling factor transporter transmembrane protein EcfT — translation MEANNSKNFKRLEIIYKTFFSFCALCCFFAILPLPLSYYTFLRIIVFIASGIVVYYFGRQKEYHWLIVFGIILILFNPIFPIHLYLKSLWIPIDIVTGILFLLLVVIRLKKKEPPQEIIPEKPTPKKTFSRDRIIRTSSKNNNNNE, via the coding sequence ATGGAAGCAAATAATTCTAAAAATTTCAAACGATTAGAAATTATCTACAAAACTTTTTTTTCTTTTTGTGCACTTTGCTGTTTTTTCGCTATTCTTCCTTTGCCACTATCATATTACACATTTCTTAGAATCATCGTTTTCATTGCATCAGGAATTGTGGTTTATTATTTCGGGAGACAGAAAGAATATCATTGGTTAATTGTTTTCGGAATCATCTTGATTTTATTCAATCCGATTTTTCCCATTCATCTTTATCTCAAAAGTCTCTGGATTCCGATTGACATTGTAACGGGGATTTTATTCTTGCTACTGGTCGTCATCAGATTAAAAAAGAAAGAACCACCTCAGGAAATCATCCCGGAAAAACCGACTCCAAAAAAAACATTCAGCAGGGACAGAATCATTAGAACTTCATCAAAAAACAATAATAACAATGAATGA
- the argS gene encoding arginine--tRNA ligase, whose product MNIKQNIQSKITEIIAQLYGIEGVTLEVQKNKTEFEGDFTIVIFPLVKQAKKSPDVIGNELGEEVKNQIDFVKNFNVVKGFLNLKIKDQLFAEQLSEISNDFDNITPKNQTVMVEYSSPNTNKPLHLGHIRNNLLGFSVAEILKADGYNVIKSQIINDRGIHICKSMLAWEKFGNGETPESTGLKGDKLVGNYYVEFDKLYKSEIKAMVADGIDEETAKKQAPSIIEAQEMLLKWEQNDPEVRKLWKMMNEWVYAGFNQTYSRLGVNFDQVQYESNTYILGKDLIQKGLQDGILYKKEDGSVWCDLTDEGLDQKLLLRSDGTSVYMTQDLGTAVERFKDNDIQKLIYTVGNEQDYHFQVLFKILKKLGYEWADQLYHLSYGMVELPEGKMKSREGTVVDADDLVQEMYQTAKEKSQELGKLENLSDEEKERSYETVGLGALKYFILKVDPKKKMLFNPAESIDFNGNTGPFIQYTYARIQSLLAKADYSAKEDLGTYLPNENEKDLIMLLSESKDVVSKAAESLSPALVANYVYELVKAYNSFYQNNPILNQDDEQAKQFRLQLSDLAGKTIKKSLSMLGINVVNRM is encoded by the coding sequence ATGAATATTAAACAAAATATACAGTCAAAAATAACCGAAATCATCGCTCAGCTCTACGGAATCGAAGGCGTAACGCTAGAAGTCCAGAAAAATAAAACCGAGTTTGAGGGAGATTTCACCATCGTTATTTTTCCTCTGGTGAAACAGGCGAAAAAAAGTCCGGATGTTATCGGAAACGAATTGGGTGAAGAAGTAAAAAATCAAATTGATTTTGTTAAAAACTTCAACGTGGTAAAGGGTTTTCTTAATTTGAAAATCAAAGATCAATTATTCGCTGAACAATTATCTGAAATCAGTAATGATTTTGATAACATAACGCCGAAAAATCAAACGGTAATGGTGGAATATTCTTCGCCAAACACCAACAAACCGCTCCATTTGGGACACATTAGAAATAATCTTCTCGGTTTTTCTGTTGCCGAAATTCTGAAAGCGGACGGCTATAATGTTATCAAATCTCAAATCATCAACGACCGTGGGATTCATATCTGCAAATCTATGTTGGCTTGGGAGAAATTCGGGAACGGAGAAACGCCGGAATCTACTGGCTTGAAAGGCGATAAATTGGTCGGAAACTATTACGTAGAATTTGATAAATTATATAAATCCGAAATCAAGGCAATGGTTGCTGACGGCATCGACGAAGAAACAGCGAAAAAACAAGCGCCATCTATCATTGAAGCGCAGGAAATGCTTTTGAAATGGGAACAAAACGACCCGGAAGTTCGCAAACTTTGGAAAATGATGAACGAATGGGTTTATGCAGGATTTAATCAAACTTATTCCAGATTGGGCGTTAATTTTGACCAGGTTCAGTATGAGAGCAATACTTATATTCTTGGAAAAGATTTGATTCAGAAAGGTTTACAAGATGGGATTCTTTATAAAAAAGAGGACGGTTCTGTTTGGTGCGACCTGACAGACGAAGGACTTGACCAAAAATTGTTGCTGCGTTCTGACGGAACTTCGGTTTATATGACTCAGGATTTGGGAACAGCTGTGGAGCGTTTCAAAGATAATGATATTCAAAAACTAATTTACACTGTTGGAAATGAGCAAGATTATCACTTCCAGGTTCTTTTCAAAATTTTGAAAAAATTGGGCTACGAATGGGCTGACCAGCTTTATCATTTATCTTACGGAATGGTAGAATTACCGGAAGGAAAAATGAAATCCCGTGAAGGAACAGTGGTTGACGCTGATGATTTGGTTCAGGAAATGTATCAAACTGCAAAGGAAAAATCACAGGAATTGGGCAAGTTAGAAAATTTGAGTGATGAAGAGAAAGAGCGTTCTTATGAAACTGTTGGATTGGGTGCTTTGAAATATTTTATCCTGAAAGTCGATCCGAAGAAAAAAATGCTTTTCAATCCTGCAGAAAGTATTGATTTTAATGGAAATACAGGACCTTTTATTCAATATACTTATGCGAGAATTCAGTCGCTTTTGGCTAAGGCTGATTATTCTGCCAAAGAAGATTTGGGGACATATCTTCCGAATGAAAACGAGAAGGATTTGATTATGCTTTTGTCCGAATCCAAAGATGTTGTGAGCAAAGCTGCGGAATCTCTAAGTCCGGCTCTGGTTGCAAATTATGTTTATGAATTAGTAAAAGCTTACAACTCTTTCTACCAAAACAATCCAATCTTGAATCAGGATGATGAGCAGGCAAAACAATTCCGTCTTCAGTTGTCTGACCTGGCTGGAAAAACAATTAAGAAATCGTTATCTATGTTAGGAATTAATGTAGTGAATAGAATGTAA
- a CDS encoding MATE family efflux transporter: MNFLNKQYTQEGLKLALPVMLTQVGQVSVNLFDNIIVGKLLGAQALASVSLGNALFFSIFVLALGFSFAIPPLVSEANSQKKHDVINSVFRHGFVINLGIGTLLMIILLCGLPLIYHMDQPKEIIPNTISFLSIMAFTMIPFMMFQTLREVSEGLSFTIGVTKATIIANIINIVLNYVFIKGMFGLPAMGVQGSALATLIARIFMVVFLYFVLVKEPKTRRYIKEFSLKISLFTKEMFNKMFKLGLPTALQMFFEVTAFAAAAFICGLISSTDIASHQIALSMASFTFNLCIGFSVASTVMIGNKMGVKDFDGLRKIGINNFKLTLIYMGFCGLMFILFRNVLPHFFTKESDVLVINLASKLMIIAALFQLSDGIQVTALGCLRGIQDVKIPSVITFLAYWVFTIPVGYLLCVTLKMGAFGMWIALGIGLTISAILLVIRFLRLSKRKALANNGELIAK, translated from the coding sequence ATGAACTTTTTAAACAAACAATATACGCAGGAAGGTCTGAAGTTAGCACTTCCTGTAATGCTGACACAGGTTGGACAAGTTTCTGTAAACTTGTTCGATAACATTATCGTTGGTAAACTTTTAGGGGCTCAGGCTTTGGCTTCTGTATCTTTGGGAAATGCATTATTCTTTTCCATTTTCGTACTGGCCTTAGGATTTTCTTTCGCCATTCCGCCTTTGGTTTCGGAAGCTAATTCTCAGAAAAAACACGATGTAATTAATTCTGTTTTCAGACACGGATTTGTCATTAATCTCGGAATCGGAACATTACTGATGATTATTTTGTTATGCGGACTTCCATTGATTTATCATATGGATCAGCCTAAAGAAATTATCCCGAATACAATAAGTTTCCTTAGCATAATGGCATTTACAATGATCCCGTTTATGATGTTCCAGACTTTGAGAGAAGTTTCGGAAGGTTTGTCGTTTACAATTGGGGTAACCAAAGCCACCATTATTGCAAACATAATTAATATCGTCCTGAACTATGTCTTCATAAAAGGGATGTTTGGATTACCGGCAATGGGCGTTCAGGGTTCTGCATTAGCAACCTTGATTGCCAGAATATTTATGGTGGTTTTCTTGTATTTTGTTTTGGTAAAAGAGCCCAAAACAAGACGTTACATTAAAGAATTCTCTCTGAAAATCAGTCTTTTCACAAAGGAGATGTTCAACAAAATGTTCAAGCTTGGCTTACCTACAGCTCTTCAAATGTTCTTTGAGGTAACCGCTTTTGCCGCTGCTGCTTTCATTTGTGGATTGATAAGCTCTACGGATATTGCTTCGCATCAGATTGCGTTATCTATGGCTTCGTTTACATTCAATCTTTGTATTGGATTCAGTGTGGCTTCTACGGTTATGATTGGTAATAAAATGGGTGTTAAAGACTTTGACGGATTGAGAAAAATCGGGATTAATAATTTCAAATTAACCTTAATTTATATGGGCTTCTGTGGATTGATGTTTATTCTTTTCAGAAATGTTCTGCCCCACTTTTTCACAAAAGAAAGCGATGTTCTGGTCATCAACTTAGCTTCTAAACTGATGATTATTGCCGCACTTTTCCAATTGTCAGACGGAATTCAGGTGACAGCTTTAGGTTGTCTCAGAGGGATTCAGGATGTGAAAATCCCGAGTGTCATTACATTCTTAGCTTATTGGGTTTTCACAATTCCGGTTGGTTATCTTCTTTGTGTGACTTTGAAAATGGGAGCATTTGGAATGTGGATTGCGCTGGGAATCGGATTGACGATTTCTGCGATTCTTTTAGTGATTAGGTTTTTGAGGTTGAGCAAGAGGAAAGCTTTAGCTAATAATGGGGAATTAATTGCTAAATGA